TACAAATCTGGGCCTGACCATGGTTTACGAAATTCCTGACAAAGCAGGATATTCTTTGGCTTTGGAATTTCCATTGGCGAGATCTAGCTGCGGGAGAAATCATCCCGACATTATGTAAGCTACATAGGTCGCTGAAGTGTAGTCGCCACACGGCAGCGCTAAATGATAACTAGTAATTGGTGTGGAGCGACCACATTTTCGCATCGATCCAAGCTCGTCTTTTGGCTTTCTTGGCTATTCTTACTAGTTATATTGAATTATTACAGCTCTTGCTGGAACACCAGTAACCCGCCGTTGCTCCGCATTTTCGAAGTAAATGGCTCACTTTGATTGTAAGGTTGAGAGGAGTAATAAAGAGGGGAGAGAAAAGAGGAGAGACCCTGAAGAAGTGGCAGCTTGAGTATAAGATAGTGTCTTTTCGTGCTTCGTCGCTAGAGCAAAATTCTACTTTCACATCTAATAAAGCCGATTAATCGATCAGTTATTGCTCCCTTTCCTTTATGTCTGCTCCCGCTGCCGATCATAACGCTGCCAAACCTATTCCTCATGTACCTCAAGCGTCCCGACGGTACAAAAATTCATACAATGGATTCGTATACAATATACATACATGGCTGTATGATGTGTCTGTATTTCTGtttaatattttgttcactattttcttcagagAAATTAAGGTACGTGGTGCATATAACGTTCCCGAAGTTGGGGTGCCAACCATCCTTGTGTGTGCCCCTCATGCAAATCAGTTCATCGACCCGGCTTTGGTAATGTCGCAAACCCGTTTGCTGAAGACATCAGCGGGAAAGTCCCGATCCAGAATGCCTTGTTTTGTTACTGCTGAGTCGAgttttaagaaaagatttATCTCTTTCTTTGGTCACGCAATGGGCGGTATTCCCGTGCCTAGAATTCAGGACAACTTGAAGCCAGTGGATGAGAATCTTGAGATTTACGCTCCGGACTTGAAGAACCACCCGGAAATCATCAAGGGCCGCTCCAAGAACCCACAGACTACACCAGTGAACTTTACGAAAAGGTTTTCTGCCAAGTCCTTGCTTGGATTGCCCGACTACTTAAGTAATGCTCAAATCAAGGAAATCCCGGATGATGAAACGATAATCTTGTCCTCTCCATTCAGAACATCGAAATCAAAAGTGGTGGAGCTCTTGACTAATGGTACTAATTTTAAATATGCAGAGAAAATCGACAATACGGAAACTTTCCAGAGTGTTTTTGATCACTTGCATACGAAGGGCTGTGTAGGTATTTTCCCCGAGGGTGGTTCTCATGACCGTCCTTCGTTACTACCCATCAAGGCAGGTGTTGCCATTATGGCTCTGGGCGCAGTAGCCGCTGATCCTACCATGAAAGTTGCTGTTGTACCCTGTGGTTTGCATTATTTCCACAGAAATAAATTCAGATCTAGAGCTGTTTTAGAATACGGCGAACCTATAGTGGTGGATGGGAAATATGGCGAAATGTATAAGGACTCCCCACGTGAGACCGTTTCCAAACTACTAAAAAAGATCACcaattctttgttttctgtTACCGAAAATGCTCCAGATTACGATACTTTGATGGTCATTCAGGCTGCCAGAAGACTATATCAACCGGTAAAAGTCAGGCTACCTTTGCCTGCCATTGTAGAAATCAACAGAAGGTTACTTTTCGGTTATTCCAAGTTTAAAGATGATCCAAGAATTATTCACTTAAAAAAACTGGTATATGACTACAACAGGAAATTAGATTCAGTGGGTTTAAAAGACCATCAGGTGATGCAATTAAAAACTACCAAATTAGAAGCATTGAGGTGCTTTGTAACTTTGATCGTTCGATTGATTAAATTTTCTGTCTTTGCTATACTATCGTTACCGGGTTCTATTCTCTTCACTCcaattttcattatttgtCGCGTATACTCAGAAAAGAAGGCCAAAGAGGGTTTAAAGAAATCATTGGTTAAAATTAAGGGTACCGATTTGTTGGCCACATGGAAACTTATCGTGGCGTTAATATTGGCACCAATTTTATACGTTACTTACTCGATCTTGTTGATTATTTTGGCAAGAAAACAACACTATTGTCGCATCTGGGTTCCTTCCAATAACGCATTCATACAATTTGTCTATTTTTATGCGTTATTGGTTTTCACCACGTATTCCTCTTTAAAGACCGGTGAAATCGGTGTTGAccttttcaaatctttaAGACCactttttgtttctatTGTTTACCCCGGTAAGAAGATCGAAGAAATCCAAACAACAAGAAAGAATTTAAGTCTAGAGTTGACTGCTGTTTGTAACGATTTAGGACCTTTGGTTTTCCCTGATTACGATAAATTAGCGACTGAGATATTCTCTAAGAGAGACGGTTATGATGTCTCTTCTGATGCAGAGTCTTCTATAAGTCGTATGAGTGTACAATCTAGAAGCCGCTCTTCTTCTATACATTCTATTGGCTCGCTAGCTTCTAACGCCCTATCAAGAGTGAATTCAAGAGGCTCGTTGACCGAtattccaattttttctgaTGCAAAGCAAGGTCAATGGAAAAGTGAAGGTGAAACTAGTGAGGATGAggatgaatttgatgagAAAAATCCTGCCATAGTACAAACCGCACGAAGTTCTGATCTAAATAAGGAAAACAGTCGCAACACAAATATATCTTCGAAGATTGCTTCGCTGGTAAGACAGAAAAGAGAAcacgaaaagaaagaatgatcaaaaaatagaaaaataaaaaaaaaagcatttGACAATGTTTGtaaataatataatatGAAAGTAACT
The nucleotide sequence above comes from Saccharomyces cerevisiae S288C chromosome XI, complete sequence. Encoded proteins:
- the GPT2 gene encoding bifunctional glycerol-3-phosphate/glycerone-phosphate O-acyltransferase GPT2 (Glycerol-3-phosphate/dihydroxyacetone phosphate sn-1 acyltransferase; located in lipid particles and the ER; involved in the stepwise acylation of glycerol-3-phosphate and dihydroxyacetone in lipid biosynthesis; the most conserved motifs and functionally relevant residues are oriented towards the ER lumen); the encoded protein is MSAPAADHNAAKPIPHVPQASRRYKNSYNGFVYNIHTWLYDVSVFLFNILFTIFFREIKVRGAYNVPEVGVPTILVCAPHANQFIDPALVMSQTRLLKTSAGKSRSRMPCFVTAESSFKKRFISFFGHAMGGIPVPRIQDNLKPVDENLEIYAPDLKNHPEIIKGRSKNPQTTPVNFTKRFSAKSLLGLPDYLSNAQIKEIPDDETIILSSPFRTSKSKVVELLTNGTNFKYAEKIDNTETFQSVFDHLHTKGCVGIFPEGGSHDRPSLLPIKAGVAIMALGAVAADPTMKVAVVPCGLHYFHRNKFRSRAVLEYGEPIVVDGKYGEMYKDSPRETVSKLLKKITNSLFSVTENAPDYDTLMVIQAARRLYQPVKVRLPLPAIVEINRRLLFGYSKFKDDPRIIHLKKLVYDYNRKLDSVGLKDHQVMQLKTTKLEALRCFVTLIVRLIKFSVFAILSLPGSILFTPIFIICRVYSEKKAKEGLKKSLVKIKGTDLLATWKLIVALILAPILYVTYSILLIILARKQHYCRIWVPSNNAFIQFVYFYALLVFTTYSSLKTGEIGVDLFKSLRPLFVSIVYPGKKIEEIQTTRKNLSLELTAVCNDLGPLVFPDYDKLATEIFSKRDGYDVSSDAESSISRMSVQSRSRSSSIHSIGSLASNALSRVNSRGSLTDIPIFSDAKQGQWKSEGETSEDEDEFDEKNPAIVQTARSSDLNKENSRNTNISSKIASLVRQKREHEKKE